The stretch of DNA CCAGCTGACCAAGCTCGCCAACCTACCTGAGATAGGTGCTCAAATTACTGTGCTGGGCAGCGTTCGGGTCTACCCTCAGCGCAGCAACTATCAGCTCACCGTTTGGCAGGTGCTGCCTACGGGCGACGGGCTGCGGGCGCTACGCTACCGTCAGCTACGCCAGCAGCTAACAGCAGAGGGCCTGTTTGACCCAGAGCGCAAGCGGCTCTTGCCGCGCTACCCCACCGCTTTGGCGGTAGTTACGTCCCCCCAAGCGGCTGCCTGGGGAGATATTCAGCGCACCTTGCAGCAGCACCATCCTGGCCTGCCCGTCATCTTTTCTCCGGCCACGGTACAGGGCGATCAAGCGCCTGCCTCTATTGTTCGCGCTCTGCAGCGAGTGGCTAAAGATGGTCGGGCTGATGTGCTGTTGCTGTCTCGTGGTGGCGGCGCAACTGAGGATCTAGACTGCTTTAACGATGAGCGAGTCGTGCGAGCGGTGGCTGCCTGCCCGATTCCAGTCATCACAGGAATTGGGCACCAGAGAGACGAGTCTCTGGCCGATTTAGCAGCAGACGTGTGTGCCCACACGCCCACAGCTGCCGTTGCCATAGCAGTACCCGCGCTAGAGACCTGGCTAGCCGAACACCAAGAGCGGCTGCACCAGATCACGCTACTGATGCAGGAAACGCTGTACGAAGCAGATCTTAAGAGCGGATCTCTGCGGCAGCGGCTGCAGCGCCTACGCCTAGATCGCCAGGTGCACCAAGAGCAGACCCGTCTAAGGCAGCTCAAGCGGCGGCTGGCTCAGGCCGTACAGGTGCGGCTGCGGCAGGCCGAAGACCGCTGCACCGCCCTACAGGAGCAGCTAACGACGCTAGATCCAGAGTCTGTCTTGCGGCGGGGCTATGCTCTGGTGCGGGCAGAAGGGGGCGAAGTGGTGACTCAGGCCAGCGCTTTGAACACGGGGCAATCCCTTAGCATTCAGCTAGCTCAGGGCCGCTTGACAGCTCAAATCACAGCCATTGAAGCCGATGACCCAGGCCCCTAACCCCTAATTTTGTAAAGATTACCTGTAAAGATACCTTGTAAGGAACTGGCCTCATGCCCGCTAAATCTACTCGCAAATCGGCTCCCGACGACTGGAATTATGAGGTCGCTGTCAGCGAAGTCGAAACCCTAATTGCCCAGCTAGAAGCGGGCGAGCTGCCTCTAGCAGATGTGTTTACCCAGTTTGAAAAGGCAGTGACCGTGCTCCAGCAGTGCGAAACCTATCTCACTGCAAAGCGGCAGCAGGTAGACCTGCTGATTGAAACGTTAGAAGAAGCTTAAACTAGGGCCGAGGCGGCTGGACTGGTTCGATTTTCCCAGGATCGACGGCCTCTGGCTTGAGTTCTCTACCCATCAGGGCCATTACCGCTTCTTGGGGCGTGATTTCTCCCTTGAGCAGGCAGTGTACCTGATAGGAAATTGGGGCATAGATGTTTTCCCGCTGGGCAATCGCCATCAGCACGTGGGCCGTGTTGACCCCTTCGGCAGTGCTGCCCAGATCTTCTAAAATTTGCTCCAGCGGCTTGCCTTGGGCTAGCCCGCAGCCGACTCGGTAATTGCGGCTTAGGGGGCTGGTGCAGGTGGCTAGCATATCGCCCAAGCCCGATAGGCCAAAGAAGGTATCGGGCCGTCCGCCTAAATGAGTGCCAATACGAATGACCTCGGGCAGGGCGCGGGTGATTAGGGCAGCGCGGGCATTGTAGCCCAGGTTGAGGCCGTCGCACACACCGACTGCGATCGCAATTACATTCTTCAGCGTGCCCCCCAGTTCAGCCCCCAGCGGATCACTGCTGCTGTAGACCCGAAAGGTTTCAGAGGCGAAGACGCGCTGTAGCGTGGCTGCTGCCGCTGCCGTCTCACTCGCCACTACCGTTGCCGCAGGCAGATCCGCCTCAATCTCCTTTGACAGGTTAGGCCCCGATAGCACTACCACAGGATGGCCGGGAAACGCCTGTTTGAAAATACGCGATGGCGTTAGGGTCGTGGCTGGGTCTAACCCCTTGGTAGCGGTTCCCAAAATGCTGCTCTCCGGCAAGTTGAGTGCAACTAGCCGCTCTACCAGTTCAGGCACCCCTTTCATCGGAATGACCGAGAGAATCACCTCAGCTTCGGCCACTGCCGCCTCAAGGCTTAAGGTACCTCGCCGCGACCAGAGACGCACCTGGTGGCCGTTGTGGGTAGCCAGCCGAGACAGGGCCATGCCCCATGCCCCTGCCCCCAAAATTGCCAGCGTCACTGGCTCTGAATTTAGCTCAGGAAACGGTCGAGTCAACGCAGCCATAAATCAGACTAAAGTCGCAACCATAGCGTACCGCACCAGCGCAACCCTCAGCCTGCCAGTAGTGGGCAAACGTTAACCCTCGGGAAGAAGTACAAAAAGAAGTAAAAAAGGAGACATCGATAGGGGCGTTATCCCCTAGCCGCAACTTTCCCGATTGAGCGAAAGTCTCTCACTGGAAAGATGAGGGAACAAAGCTTTACGTTCCACAATGATTGCTTTCAAGCTGCTGTGGCAGAGAGTAAAATACTTTTTTGCTTTCCGTCCTTCTGAAACGAAGAGTTTACGGCATCCTCGTATTTATACGTAGGGATTTCTGTAACAGACCGCTTTGGAATGCTGTCTAAATACTGTTTATCTGTTCCCTGTCTAGACAATCCATGAATACTGTGTATCCAGTCAGGCTATTTATCCGCAACAAAGCTCGAGACAAGCTGTTAGAAGCCCTCGGCGGCAACCCGTCTGAGGTGTCTCTCGATGGCTCTCTGCTCTGGGATGTAACCAATACGCTGCTGCAGCCCACAACCAGCCCCAACCTGTACCGCCCCTACCCCTCACGAGATTTGGCTGCTCAAGTCGAAGAACAGACAGCGGATGAGATCGCTTCAGCCTACATCCGAATCAAGCAGCAGGCCACTAATCCCCTAGTGCAGCGACTCAACCAGCTGCTGTGACGGGCTCCATTTCTCCAACGACTTGCGGCTTACTGCCAAAGAACTTACGGGGCCAAAAATCATCACTCCGGTCGCCAACTGCTTAGACAGTTGGCGACGGCTTCTTTTTGGGTTGCCCCAGACTCGCGTTTTACCCTAATGGGCTCACTTCAGCAGCGGTTCTAGGTCAAGGTGAGACTCGATAGTGTCGGCCAGTGCATTTAGCATGGCCTCCCGCTGCTCTCGGTAGTTGGGAATACCGGTTGGCATCGAACCTAGGCCGCGCTGCTGGCGCAACCGGTTGAGCCAGGCTCGTCGCCAAGGCCCGTTGTCAAACACGCCGTGCAGGTAGGTGCCCCAGAGGGAAAGGGAGTTGTCCACCACGCCCAGACTGCGATCGTCAAACAAAAACTCAAACTTGGTGCCGTTTTCGTCTTGGCCCTCAGAGAGAATGAGCTGAGTGCGCCCTTGGTGAAGCTCGTAGCCAGAGACAGGTAGCCCCTCTTGAGGAAATCGAGAGCTGACTGTGCGCTGGCGAGCTATCTTCTGTTGGGTGATTACGGTTCGTAGGGGAAACATTCCTAGACCCTGAAAGCGGCCTTCGTGACCTTCTAATCCTTCCGGGTCGGCCAGAAACTGGCCCATCATTTGAAATCCGCCGCAAATCCCCATGATTGTGCCGCCAGCGGCAACGTAGTTTTGCAGAGATTCGGCCATGCCTGAGCGCTGCAGCTGCAACAGATCGGCAATTGTGGTCTTGGTGCCCGGCAAAATCACGGCATCGGGGTAGCCCAAGGTTTCTTTAGGACTGAGGTAAACCACCCGAACGCTGGGTTCCGATTCTAACGGGTCAAAGTCGGTAAAGTTGGAAATTCGGGGCAGGCGAATGACGGCAACGGTTACCTCTGCCTGTCCATTACCGCCAGGATTACGATCCATCAGCGATAGAGAGTCTTCTGCCGGGAAGGCTTCTTCAAGCCACGGAATCACGCCAAGAACGGGAATTCCGGTGCGTTCCTGCAGCCACTCAATACCGGGCTGAAGCAGCTCTAGCTGGCCGCGAAACTTATTGATGATAATGCCTTTGACTAAGGCGCGTTCGTCTGGGTCAAGCAGCTCCAGGGTGCCAACAATATGGGCAAACACGCCGCCTCGATCAATGTCGGCGACCAAAACGGTAGGGGCCTGCAGGTGCTTAGCCACCCGCATGTTGGTTAAGTCGCGATGCTTGAGATTGATCTCGGCAGGGCTGCCGGCCCCTTCACACACCACAAAGTCAAAATCCTGACTAAGGCGGGTCAGGCTTTCCTGAATAGCCTGCCAGCCCAGGTCAAAAAACTTCTCGTAATATTGGCTCGCGGTGGTGCGGCCAACGGGTCGGCCCTTAAGAATGACTTGGGAAGTCATGTCACCCTGGGGCTTAAGCAGAATGGGGTTCATCTCAACCTGGGGCGGCACTCCAGCAGCCCAAGACTGAACCGCCTGAGCATAGCCTACTTCGGCTCCGCTCGCGGTGACATAGGAGTTAAGGGCCATATTTTGCCCCTTAAAAGGGGCAACTCGCCAACCTCGGCGGCTCAAGATTCGACAGAGCGCTGTCGTAATCAACGATTTTCCGGCATGAGATGAAGTTCCCACGACCATAATCGCTTTCATGCAAAGTCTCCAAGGGTAGTTGTGGGGGTGACAACCATCAGGAAAGGTAACCGGAGAGAGGGCTAAAATCGGGTCCAATCTCAGGGGCATCTAGAGACTGAATACTGTCGCAAAACCTACTGTAGCCAGCCAGGAAAGCGCAGCCAGCGGCTCAACGCATTATATATGTGATCCCTGAGCCCCGACTGGAAATCCGGAAAACCCTCTGCCTCAAATTTTTCCAGGAGCTGCCGACCCAGCGGGGTGAGGCGAAAACTATCGGTAAGGCCTTGACCATCGACTTCTCGGCGCAGCAGCCCGACCGCTATTAGCCACATCAGCTCGCCGTCAGCCGTTAGCTCTGACAAGGGGGCGCGGGTATAGCCGTTGTGAATGCCGCGGTTGTCGGTAATAGTGCGCAGGGAGACACTTTGCGATCGCATATCCGCCAGCAGCTTGGGCCTAAAGGGTGAACACCGCAGAGCCCTTTCGGCCCGCCGTCTAGTTTCAGTAGGGTATTCAATGGCGTCCATTGGCCCAGACTTGGTGGATGTCATACTCCGCTGCTCGCTACCATCTTTACAATTCTAGTCTGCTTATTTGACTGCTTAATTTTGGCACCGTGATTTTGACTGAAGAAAGCCTATTTCGTAACAAGAGATACTTTTGGGATGCGGATTGCTTGCTATCAATACAGTCAAGCAATTACAGCGTAGAAGCCTAGGGGCACGCTTTAGACCACTTGTTAGAGCATTTTTAGAATAGGAAGCTTCTAGGGTTCCGGTTTTGGTCTGCTGCCGCAGTCAAAATGTGCTGGTCCGAGAGAAGCAGCTGGTTATAAATGGGGACTCGTTCAACTTGACCCCATTTTGATCGGTCACACGGCGGGATAAAAGCCCGGGAGGCATAGCGGAGCATTTAGCCGCTGGCTTCCTGGGCTTCGTTGTATTGTTCTATTGTCACTTCTGTACCGTCACCTTCTACCCAAAAATCATGAGCGATAATCCACTTTTTCAAAGTCCAGGTGCAGGCGGTGAGTCTGAGGCTAGACGCGCCCTCGATCTCGAAACCCATCTTCCTCTAACCGGTTGGCAGCAGGAAGTTTCTAAAGGTTTAGAGTACGGCTTAGAAGCTGCCGAAAGCATACAAGACCGCACCATTTCCACTTTTTCACGGGGAGAACTGCCTCACTATGCAGGCATCAATACCTTTTTGAAAGCTCCCTATTTGGAAGATGTCCGCAGAGTTGGTGAGTACAATGTTGCCATTGTCGGAGTACCCCACGACTCGGGAACAACCTATCGGCCCGGCACCCGTTTTGGCCCCCAGGGTATTCGCCGTATCTCCGCTCTCTATACCCCCTACAACTTTGAGTTTGGCGTAGATCTGCGCGAGCAAATTACCCTCTGCGATGTCGGCGATATCTTTACCATCCCAGGTAATAACGAAAAGTCCTTTGACCAGATTTCCAAGGGCATTGCTCACGTTTTTAGCTCGGGTGCATTTCCCATTATTTTGGGCGGCGACCACTCTATTGGCTTTCCCACCGTGCGAGGCGTGTGCCGCCATTTAGGTGACAAGAAAGTAGGCATTATTCACTTCGATCGCCATGTAGATACCCAGGAAACTGACCTGGATGAACGGATGCACACCTGCCCCTGGTTCCATGCCACCAACATGGCCAATGCCCCAGCCAAAAACCTGGTACAGCTCGGTATCGGCGGTTGGCAGGTACCTCGCCAAGGAGTCAAAGTCTGTCGAGAGCGCGGCACCAACATCCTAACCGTCACCGACATCACCGAAATGGGCCTCGATGCTGCCGCCGACTTTGCCCTAGAGCGCGCCCTCGACGGCACCGACTGCGTCTACATCAGCTTCGACATCGACTGTATCGACGCAGGCTTTGTCCCCGGCACCGGCTGGCCCGAACCAGGCGGCCTGCTGCCCCGCGAAGTTCTCTACCTGCTGAAGAAAATCATTCGCAATGCTCCTGTCTGCGGCCTCGAAGTAGTCGAAGTCTCCCCCCCCTACGACGTCAGTGACATGACTGCCCTCATGGCCACCCGCGTCATCTGTGACGCTATGGCTCACCTGGTCGTCTCCGGCCAACTCCCTCGCCGGGAAAAACCAGCCTACATCCATACCGAGGCCAACATGAACGTGGATCAGAAGTGGCGCTAGAAACCTATGCACGAGACTGATATGACCAAGGCCCTCATCATCACCGTGCGAGACTGGTGGGCGTCTCAGCCGGAGCGGCCTAAGGTTTCCAAAATCCACCTGATTGTGGGGCAGTTTACCTGCGTTGAACCAGCCGGTTTACAGTTTGCTTTTGAGGTACAAACCCGAGGAACTTTCCTGGAAGGAGCCGAATTGGTGATTCGGGAAACACCGCTGATTGCCTTTTGCCATGCCTGTCAGAGCGAATATCGGCCCGAGATCGGCCTCCACTATGGCTGTCCCAGCTGCAATGCCCCGATGGACGACATTCGCTCTGGCCGGGAATTGAAAATCGATCGGATCGAATACGGCTCGCCGGTTAGCACTTCGTAGAGATGCGATGAATCAAACGCGACTCAATCAAGACCCAATTAATCGCGTCTCTACCTTCCCACACTACCCACCCGACTTTTGGAGAAACCATGCATCAAACCTTTGACGAAGCCCTAGGCATCAACCTTCTCCATGCCAACCAGGAAGGGGCAGACCACAACCGCGCCCACTTCGACGGGTGGGACATCACCTGCCTCAACATCATGAGCAGCCCAGGAGCAGGTAAAACGGCGCTGCTGGAGAAGACCCTAGCCGCCCTTAGCTCTGAACTCAAGATTGCCGTTATTGAAGGCGATATGACCACAGAGCTAGACGCCGACCGGCTACGGCAGTATGGAGTACCCGTTATCGCTATCAACACGGGCCGCGCCTGCCACCTCGATGCGCGGATGGTGGCAGGCGGCATTCACCAGCTAGAGCATCAGCACAATCCAGCAGGTCTTGATCTAGTGCTGGTCGAAAACGTTGGCAATCTGGTGTGCCCAGCAGAGTTTGAAGTGGGGGAGCACGGTAAGGTAGCGCTGCTTAGCGTCACCGAAGGCGAAGACAAACCTCTGAAATATCCGGTGATGTTTAGAGAGGCAGATGTACTTCTGATCACAAAAATCGATCTGGCTCCCTATTTAGACGTAGATCTCAACCAAATTGCCGCCAATGCCCGCCAAATCAATCCTCAAGTTAAAATCATTCCCGTCTCCGCCAAAACCGAGGAAGGACTAGCAGCCTGGTTCGACTGGATCCGCGCTGCTGTAGGTAAGAGGTCGCCCCAACTCGTCTCTAGTGCTGATACCGCAAGACCTTGAGGGAATCGGGATGCCTACTTGAGCACCGAAAACTCAAAGTAAAAGGAGATGCAGTTAAACTGCATCTCCCCATAGGATCTACCGAAACTTGAAATCCGTGTTTAGGCCAAATGCACTGACCTACTCTAGATAGCTATAGCTTCAGCTATAGCTGAACTTTTCAGCTTTTCATCTTCGAGCACGTGAAGAAGCAACCCACTACCCCAAAGCAACACTAGGGAGAAGTCACCCTAAGCTTTTTTAAGCGGGTTAGCTTTTCTTTGAGCAGCAGCCAGAAGAACGGCAGGTCATCTACCAGATAGCGTTTCCACAAACGATGGGGCTCGGTAATCAGACGATACAGCCACTCCAAGCCAAGCTGACTCATAAGCTGAGGAGCACGGGGTTTGTTGCCTGCCTCGAAGTCGATTGCTGCTCCCACTGCCAGGAAAATATCAATGTTGGGCAGATGCTCTCTATACTTGGCGATCCACTTCTCTTGCTTAGGAGCGCCTACGCCTACCACCAAAACATTGGCTGAGGACTGGCGAACCATTTCCAGAATGGCCTGGCACTCATCCTCATTACGCTCAAATCCGAAAGAGGGGGAGTGAGCCTCAACAATGATCTCGCGGCCAATTCGCTCGTTGAGGCGGCGGCGCGCTCTAGCGGCAACCCCTTCAGCGCCTCCTAGCAGAAAGATCTTGATGTGCTCATTATCTTTGTGGTGCTCACAGAAGCTAGGGAATAGGTCTGAGCCTGAGATCTTAGCCTTAATAGGCGTTCCTAAGAACTTAGAGGCAAACATCAGAACCTGGCTGTCGCAAACTCGAAAGTCTGCCTGGCTATAGGCTTCAACGAACTCAGAGTCTCGCTGCAGCTTCATCAGGTGGTCCACATTAGGCGTGAAGACAACGCCTCGCGTCAGGTTGGTCAAAAATTCATTAATCGACAGATTGTCAATAGGAACATTTAGAATTTCAACCTGCTCACGCAAGTGAGCATACTGCTGCTTCTGGAGTTCTCGCGCTGTAGACGTCAGCGCAGCCTTTCGAAACTCGCGGTAAAGCTGCTGAACCTGCTCTGATGACACCCGCTGAGTAGACTTGTGCTCCATAACTTTTCCCACGGTTATAAATTTCGGTAGATTCATCCACTTCTCTTAGACACCCTGAAGCCTGTGCAGGTTCGGAGATCTATGTTTGGACTGGAAGCGGTCGGCAAACAAACTAGGATAGGGCTTCCTAATAGAGGGCTTGAAGGACTCATCAGAGCTACTCAAGCCAAAAGCTAGTTCAAAGTATCCCTGATACCGTCAAACAAACCGGGTTATCTCCATTTCAGTCCCCATGCCGTTTACAGCTCTGTGCTGCATAAAGAAGCGTTGAACGAGATCGGCAGAACAGTTTGAAATGAAGGGTCCTGACTTCTTGGCCTAGCCTTGAATACAGGACGCTAACATCACTCGCACATCAGTAAGGGGTGTATCTGATTTGCTTTGGAGCTCTGGGGCTGTACGTGATGCTACGTAATCATGCTAAGTCACAGTTAAAGAAGGCGGCGCTGGTCTCCCATTGAGTTCACAAAAGCTGAACATGCTTGTGAAGTTTGCATATGGGCTGAATCCGGGCTTTCCTAAGCTACAGGTGGGCTTTGCGCAGACTAATGCGTTTAGCTTCAAAAAGGGGTCAGCCTTAAGGCAGAAAGTCAGTGATAGCTCAAAAGTCGAAAGCATCCTTTGGACTTCAAAGGATGCTTTCTTAAAGGCTGCTTTATTTAGAGGCTGATAAACTGGGGTGCTAGGATTCGAACCTAGGAATGGCGGGACCAAAACCCGCTGCCTTACCACTTGGCGACACCCCATCGGTGCAGGCTTACGTATATTAGCAGTTTCTCAGGGTTTAATGTCAAGAGGTCTTGTTTGTTTTTTTTGAGAAGACAGAAGCGATTAGTTTGAGATAATCGCTTCTGTCTTCTTAACTGTGGCAATGCCCCTGCTTAGGCGGCGATGGCGGCACGTCTAGGGCAGGGTTGCGGTCAAAGAACCCAACGGGTTTGAGGGTAAAGCCGCTGTAGGCAACTGGCATAACTGGCCAATCTTCAGGGCGGGGAATATGGTGGTGACCGAAGGTGTACCAGACGACGACATCAGTGTTTTCGAGGGGTCGGTCTGCCTGGGTCCACTTGGGCAACCCTTCGCCACCTGCGTGCTGGTTGGGATACGCCCCGGCTGAGAACTTCTCATCGGCCTGGTAGGGGGTGACCCACAGGTGCTTAGTGAGGAAGCCAGCTCGCTTGAGAATGGGCGCGTCGGGGTGGGCAAAGGGCAGTATGTTTTCACCGGGAATGAGCTTGAAGGCGACGGGCTTGTCTAGACGGTTGGTAACGTTGGGGTTTACCACTTTCCAGTAGCGGCCTACCAGCGGATCGATGATGCGCTGCGCTGCTTGCTCTGTGCCAAGCAGCGTTTCGACAGCGTAGCAGGCGTTGCCGTAGGGGTTGTCTGGCCCCATGGGCTCAGAGGCTGTGTTGACCTCGTACACCGAGTTCTCCCCGCCATCAATGTCGAAGTCTAGCCGCATGCCAAAAAAGTGCTGATGAATAATGGCATTGAGGTCAGGAGCGACTAGAGTGCCGTACTTGGGCTGATCAGCTAAGGCCCCACACAGCAAAATGCCTGTCAGCTTGATTTCGTATTGGATGGTGCCGTCTTGGTAGAAGTACCAGTAGAAACCGTATTCGTAGTTATCGACGGTGGCGATGAAGGAGAGAACAAGCCGCCGTGATCGCCGCACATCTGTGTGCTCACGCCGCCAGTCGTAGTGCTTCCAGAGAATGCCGAAGTCTTCTTCGTGCAGGCATACGGCATTTTCAGTAATAGCTACATTGCCCCGGCTGTCGGTCAGCACCGCATCAAAGTAGCGAATCTCGCCCAGGCAGTCGCAGCCGTTGGTGAGGGAATTGGCGAGCATACCGACGCCATGTTCGCCCAGATCAAAGGCATTTTTTCGGAAGTGCTGAGGCCGGGGATCGTTGTAGGGCACGACCATCTCGGCCATGGAAGCTCGGTAGAGAATGGGCCGTAGCCGTCCTTCATCTTCATATCCCACCTGGTGCAGCACCAGCCCCTCGCGGGGAGTGAAGCCGATGCGGATATGCCATTTCTGCCACTTGATCAGGTGCCCCTCAATGGTGAAGCTGGGGCCTTCGGGCTGGCTGATGTGAAGCGGCTTGAGGTCTTGGCGGAATTTGTCTTGATAAAATTCTCGGGCATATTCGCCGGGGTCGGGGGGTACGGGGACGGCTCCCACGTCCTCAATGCGAACGAGCTCCATCGTATTGAGATCGACGACGGGCACTAGTCCATCGATGGGGCGCGAGTAGAAGTTGCTCTCGGGGGTGTTGCGGACGTAGCAGAGGCAGCGGGAGAGCCGCAGGCCAACCTCATTTTCAAAGCCAAAGTTGCCGATGGCCCAGGGATCGACCACGACTGTCTCAAGATCCAGTCCTCGCTTCTCGACGGCTGCTTTAAAGGCTGGGTGAGCTTTAACAGCAGCTTCACATTCAGCCAGTTCGTCGGCCATGATGTTGGGCTGCACGTCGGGGATGTGCTGCCAGGACGTAACGGTATTTTGATCGAGGGAGACAATTGCCTCGTAAACTTTGCCGGTGACGTTGTCGAGCAGGATGAAAAAGGCTTCCCGCGCTAGCGCCTCGCCGGGTTTATAGTTCAGAACGGCTGTCTTAGGCGGTTCGTGGAGCGTGACGACCGGAAACCGAAAGGTATCACCAGCTGCTTTTTCTTGGCGAACGATTGCAACAGCGCGCTGGATCTCCTCAGCAGTGAGCGGCTCTAGTGGATGCAGGTGTGGGGTTGAAGCCACGGGGGGTATTGAAGTGAGTGTCATGCAAAATGCCTACGTTTCGTAACAAGTGCAGTAGTGCACCAAAAACATTGGGGGTATCGTAATGCAATCCCTGGGTGGCTGGCTGTTTCGCCTCGACACATTTCCGGGAAAAGCCGCGCCCGCTTCCTCTTTATCCCTGGAGACAGGACTGTTGACTGTATGAAATTGAAACTGGATGCGATCGCACTTAGCCTCCTCTGGATTTGCCTTACCCTCAGCCTTAGCCTGATCAGCTTTACTGCCCCAGCCCAGGCAGCCAGTTGCACCCTTCGCATTATCGGATGGGAGGGCTACATGGATGAGTCTTTTAGCAAACCCTTTGAGGAAGAGTACGGCTGCAGGGTGGTGCCAACCTATGCCGGGTCCTCCGATGAGATGTATGCCAAAATTCGCGCTAGCAAAGGCAAGAACTACGACTTGGTGACAGCCTCCGGCGATTTAACCAAGCGCCTATACGATTCTGGCCTGGTAGCGCCTCTGGATCTGGAGCAGGTGCCTAACTACGGCGATCTCTTCCCCATTTTTAAGCAGCCAGAGTACAACACCTTTGACGGCACCCCCTATGGCGTATCAATCGGTTGGGGGCCGGACTTTCTGATCTACGACACCTCGGTGGTCAAGCAGGAACCCCAGTCCTGGGCAGTGCTGTATGAAGAGAAATACAAGGGCAAGATCTCGCTGCCGGACTACCCCATCTTCTCTGCCGATGTGGCCTTGTGGGGTGGCAAGCCCGACATCTACGACCTGGACAAAAGCACTCTAGACAACGACATCAAGCCCAAGCTGTTT from Pseudanabaena sp. FACHB-2040 encodes:
- a CDS encoding primary-amine oxidase: MTLTSIPPVASTPHLHPLEPLTAEEIQRAVAIVRQEKAAGDTFRFPVVTLHEPPKTAVLNYKPGEALAREAFFILLDNVTGKVYEAIVSLDQNTVTSWQHIPDVQPNIMADELAECEAAVKAHPAFKAAVEKRGLDLETVVVDPWAIGNFGFENEVGLRLSRCLCYVRNTPESNFYSRPIDGLVPVVDLNTMELVRIEDVGAVPVPPDPGEYAREFYQDKFRQDLKPLHISQPEGPSFTIEGHLIKWQKWHIRIGFTPREGLVLHQVGYEDEGRLRPILYRASMAEMVVPYNDPRPQHFRKNAFDLGEHGVGMLANSLTNGCDCLGEIRYFDAVLTDSRGNVAITENAVCLHEEDFGILWKHYDWRREHTDVRRSRRLVLSFIATVDNYEYGFYWYFYQDGTIQYEIKLTGILLCGALADQPKYGTLVAPDLNAIIHQHFFGMRLDFDIDGGENSVYEVNTASEPMGPDNPYGNACYAVETLLGTEQAAQRIIDPLVGRYWKVVNPNVTNRLDKPVAFKLIPGENILPFAHPDAPILKRAGFLTKHLWVTPYQADEKFSAGAYPNQHAGGEGLPKWTQADRPLENTDVVVWYTFGHHHIPRPEDWPVMPVAYSGFTLKPVGFFDRNPALDVPPSPPKQGHCHS
- a CDS encoding ABC transporter substrate-binding protein, giving the protein MKLKLDAIALSLLWICLTLSLSLISFTAPAQAASCTLRIIGWEGYMDESFSKPFEEEYGCRVVPTYAGSSDEMYAKIRASKGKNYDLVTASGDLTKRLYDSGLVAPLDLEQVPNYGDLFPIFKQPEYNTFDGTPYGVSIGWGPDFLIYDTSVVKQEPQSWAVLYEEKYKGKISLPDYPIFSADVALWGGKPDIYDLDKSTLDNDIKPKLFDLRPQVRKFWSSQGELSQLFLNKEVTMAWAWPVTIEELKRADFPIGATIPQEGATGWSDSWMLMKGSKNADIAHAWMNYMLTGPAQKAMSDVTGYWPVSSQVLPLLSEEKIADWHLDDLENYYSNIYFWETVPNYDEWVALWNEFRGQ